CCATCCCACCGTGGAAATCATCGCCGGCAACGTCGCCACCGAGGACGGGGCGCGCGCCCTGGCCCGTGCCGGTGCGGATGCCATCAAGGTCGGCATGGGTCCGGCGTCGATCTGTACGACCCGGGTCATCTCCGGCGTCGGCGTGCCGCAACTGACGGCGATTGCGGACTGCGCCAAGGTGGCCCGTGACTTCGGCATACCGGTCATCGCCGACGGCGGCATCAAGTACTCGGGCGACATCACCAAGGCGCTGGCGGCCGGTGCGCACCTGGTGATGATCGGCGGTTTGTTTGCCGGCACCGAGGAGAGCCCGGGAGAGACCATCCTGTACCAGGGCCGTACGTACAAGCTCTATCGCGGCATGGGTTCGCTCGAAGCCATGCGCGAGCGCGAAGGCAGCCGCAACCGCTACATGCAGGACGACGAATGGGAACAGATGAAGCTCGTGCCCGAAGGCATCGAAGGCCGCGTGCCACACAAAGGCCCACTCTCCTTCATCGCCACCCAACTGGTGGGCGGCCTCAAGGCCGGTATGGGGTACTGCGGCTGCCGTACCATCACCGAGTTGCATGAAAAGGCGCGCTTCGTGCGCGTATCGACCGCCTCGTTGGAGGAAAGCCACGTGCACGATGTCTTCATGACGAAAGAGCCGCCGAATTACCGAAGAGAATGAAGCGGTCAGCGTTGAGCCATCAGCTATGAATCGGAAGGGGAGGATGTGGGAATGACTTCATGCAGCGGTGTTTGCGGCCGGAATCTTGTCTCTGAGCTGAAAGCTGACAGCTGATCGCTGCCCGCTCACCCATGATCCTCATCCTCGACTTCGGCGGGCAGTACACCCAGCTCATCGCCCGGCGCGTGCGTGAGGCGCGGGTGTACTGCGAGATCCATCCGTATTCCTTGGCCCTGGACAAGATCAAAGCGATGCAGCCGGAGGGCATCATCCTCTCCGGCGGCCCCGCCAGTGTGTATGAAGACAACGCTCCGCTTCCCGACCGCGGCGTTACCGAGCTGGGCGTGCCCGTGCTTGGGATTTGTTACGGCATGGGCGTGCTGACCCTGTTTGCTGGCGGTGAGGTGGCGCGCGCGCCGCGGCGCGAATACGGCCGGGCCGATCTGATCGTCGACGACACCCGTGATCTGCTCGCCGGACTCGACAGCGGCGCGACACCGGTGTGGATGAGCCACGGCGACAAGATGGCACGCATGCCCCGCGGCTGGCAGGTGCTGGCGCACAGCGCCAACTCGCCGATCGCGGCCTTCGCCGACGCCGACCGCCGCCTGTTCGGTGTCCAGTTTCACCCCGAGGTCGCCCACACGCCTCGCGGCAAGGAGGTGCTGGCCAACTTTCTGTTCCGCGTGTGCCGCGCCACGGCCGATTGGACGATGGAGAACTTCGTCGAACGCGAAAGCGCGCGCATGCGCGAACGCGTCGGTGGCGCCGGCGTGGTCTGCGGGCTGAGTGGCGGCGTCGACTCCACCGTGACCGCCGCCCTGGTGCACCGCGCCATCGGCGACCAGCTCACCTGCATCTTCGTGGATAACGGCGTGTTGCGGCTGGACGAGGCGCAGCGGGTGATGGGGTTTCTGCGGCGGAGTTTCCATTTCCGCATCAAGATGGTGGCGGCGGGAGCGCGCTTCTTGGAGCGGCTCAAGGGTGTCGAGGACCCGGAGCGGAAACGGCGGATCATCGGCGTCACCTTCATCGAGGTGTTCGAAGAAGAAGCGCGGGCGCTGCCCAACGTCACGTTCCTGGCCCAGGGCACGCTGTATCCCGACGTCATCGAATCGGTGTCGTTCAAAGGACCGTCGGCGACCATCAAGAGCCATCACAATGTCGGCGGCCTGCCTGAGCGCATGCATCTCAAATTGATCGAGCCGCTGCGCGAGCTGTTCAAGGATGAGGTGCGGCAGTTGGGAGAGGTGCTCGGCATCCCGGCAACCATCGTCGGCCGGCATCCCTTTCCCGGACCGGGGCTGGCCATTCGCGTGCTCGGCGAGGTTACGGCCGAACGTGTTGCCGTGCTGCAAGCGGCCGAAGCCATCGTCGACGAAGAGATCCGCGCCGCCGGTTTGTACGATCGGCTGTGGCAAGCCTTCGCGGTGCTGCTGCCGGTACGGACGGTGGGGGTCATGGGCGATGCGCGCACCTACGACAACGTCATCGCCATCCGCGCCGTGGAAAGCGTCGACGGCATGACCGCAGACTGGGCCCGCCTGCCTGCCGACCTGCTGGCCCGCCTGTCGAGCCGTCTGATCAACGAAGTCGGTGGCGTGAATCGCGTCGTCTATGATATTTCATCGAAGCCCCCGGCGACCATCGAGTGGGAGTGAGGGGAAGACGGAAAAGAAGGGTTCTAGGGATCGAGGGTTCAAGGGTTCGAGGGGAAGACTCCCTTGAACCCTAGGTTGGGTAGGGGTTGAGGGGCAATGTCGTTCGTTCATCTGCACGTCCACACGAAGTATTCGCTGCTCGATGGAGCGAACAAGACCGAGGCGTTGATCGCCGCAGTCAAGGCGGCGGGCATGCCGGCGGTGGCCATTACCGATCACGGCAACATGTTCGGCGCCGTCGAGTTCTACCAGAAGGCCGTGGGCGAGGGCGTCAAGCCGATCCTCGGCTGTGAAGTGTACGTCGCCCCGAAGAGCCGCAAGGACAAGGGCGGCGGCCGCGCCGACGACTTTGAAGCCGGCGGCAATCATCACCTCATCCTGCTGGCCATGAACCAGGAAGGCTATCGCAATCTCTGCCGCCTGGTGACCCTGGGCTACACCGAAGGCTTCTACTACAAACCCCGGATCGACAAGGAGTTGCTGCGCCAGTACAACGGCGGCCTCATCGCCTTGTCCGGTTGCCTGGCCAGCGAGGTGAACCAGGCGATCGCCGCCGGCAGCATCGATCGCGCCCGCGCCGTGATGGAGGAATACCGCACCCTCTTCGACGACCGCTACTACATCGAGGTGCAAGACAACCACTTGCCGCAGCAGGAACGCGCCAACGTGGAACTCATCCGCCTGGCGCAGGAGCTGAGTCTGCCGCTCGTCGCCACCAATGACTGCCACTATCTTCAGCCCGCCGATGCCAAGGCCCACGAGGTGCTGCTCTGCATCCAGACGGGCAAGACGTTCAACGACGAGAAGCGCTGGCGCTTCGAAACCGATCAGCTCTACGTGAAGCAGCCGGAGGAGATGCGTGCGGCCTTCGCCCACTGCCCGGAGGCCGTCAGCAACACGCTGGCGATCTCCCAGCGCTGCAACTTCGAGCTGACCTTCGGCAAGTACCAGTTCCCCGTCTTCGCCACGCCGAATGCGGAGAGTCTCGAGGACCACCTCGATAGCGTGGCGCGCGAAGGCCTCGCCCAAAGGCTGGTCCGCTTGCGGGCCCAGGAAGGGTGGGACGCCGAGCGCGAGCGTCTCTATCGCGATCGCTTCGACGTGGAACTCAAGATCATCAAGGAAATGGGGTTTGCCGGCTACTTCCTGATCGTTGCCGACTTCACTAACTATGCCAAACGCCAGGGAATCCCGGTCGGTCCGGGGCGAGGCTCGGCCGCCGGCAGTCTGGTAGCGTATGGGCTCGGCATCACCGACATCGATCCGATCCCGTACCACCTGCTGTTCGAGCGCTTCTTGAACCCGGAACGCAAGTCGATGCCCGATATCGACATGGACTTCTGCTTCGAACGCCGCGAGGAGGTCATCCAGTACGTGCGCCAGAAGTACGGCGACGACCGTGTGGCGCAGATCATCACCTTCGGAACCCTGAAGGGGAAGCAAGCCATCAAGGACGTCGGCCGGGTCCTCGATTTTCCCTTTGCCGAAACCGACCGCATGGCCAAGCTCTACCCCGCCCCGAAGCAGGGCAAGGACTTTCCGCTGGCGCAGGCCTTCAAGATGGAGCCCCGGCTGCAGGAGCTGCGCAATCGCGGCGAGCGCGAGGAGCAGCTGTTCGCCTACGCCGAGCGCCTCG
This region of Candidatus Binatia bacterium genomic DNA includes:
- the guaA gene encoding glutamine-hydrolyzing GMP synthase, with the protein product MILILDFGGQYTQLIARRVREARVYCEIHPYSLALDKIKAMQPEGIILSGGPASVYEDNAPLPDRGVTELGVPVLGICYGMGVLTLFAGGEVARAPRREYGRADLIVDDTRDLLAGLDSGATPVWMSHGDKMARMPRGWQVLAHSANSPIAAFADADRRLFGVQFHPEVAHTPRGKEVLANFLFRVCRATADWTMENFVERESARMRERVGGAGVVCGLSGGVDSTVTAALVHRAIGDQLTCIFVDNGVLRLDEAQRVMGFLRRSFHFRIKMVAAGARFLERLKGVEDPERKRRIIGVTFIEVFEEEARALPNVTFLAQGTLYPDVIESVSFKGPSATIKSHHNVGGLPERMHLKLIEPLRELFKDEVRQLGEVLGIPATIVGRHPFPGPGLAIRVLGEVTAERVAVLQAAEAIVDEEIRAAGLYDRLWQAFAVLLPVRTVGVMGDARTYDNVIAIRAVESVDGMTADWARLPADLLARLSSRLINEVGGVNRVVYDISSKPPATIEWE